The DNA sequence CGTGCTCGTCGAGGTGCGACAGGCGGCGCTGCGGTCCGCTGTTCACCGCTATCGGTTGACGACGGTGACCGGGTGCAGGTAGGGCAGGTCAGAGGCCGGCAGCGGGAACGTGACATCACCGAACGGGGACAGTGCACCCACCCGGTCGGACGCCAGTTCGCTCACTGGATGGTCGTCGGGGTCGCGGGTCGGCCAGCCGTTGTCGACATACCGGGTCTTGGTCTTCTCAGCCACGGCATCATTCTGACACTCCTGCGGCGCAGGTGCGCACATAGCCACCTGTTTTAGGCTGGTCATCAATGACAGAACCCTCCGCTCCGGCCGCGCCGCCGCTGGGTGCCTGGCTGGCTGAGCTGTCCGACGAGCGGGTGATCCGCCTGCTGGAACTGCGTCCGGACCTCGCCCAGCCTGCGCCGGGCAGCATCGCGGCCCTGGCTGCCCGGGCCGCAGCCCGGCAGTCGGTGAAGGCCGCCACCGATGAGCTGGACTTCCTGCACTTGGCGGTGCTCGACGCCCTGCTGGTGCTGCATGCCGAGGCTGCGGCCGTGCCGGTGGCCAAACTCCTCGCGCTGATCGGCGACCGCGCCGCCGAGTCCGCCGTGCTGGCCGCCCTCGACGGCCTGCGGGAGCGCGTCCTGGCGTGGGGAGACACCGCAGTGCGGGTCTCGGCGGAGGCTTCCGCGGGCCTGCCCTGGTATCCCGGACAGGCGATTCTCGAAGACACCACCCGGTCGGCCGACGAGATCGCCGCCGCCATCGACGGCCTCGACGAGCCACAGCGCGACTTGGTGGAGCGGCTGGTGACCGGATCGCCGGTGGGCCGTACCCGCGATGCCGCTCCGGGGGCCCCACCGGACCGGCCGGTGCCGCGGTTGCTGGCCGCCGGCCTGTTGCGCCAGCTCGACGAGGACACCGTGATCCTGCCGCGTCAGGTCGGCCAGGTGCTGCGCGGCGAGTTGCCCGGCCCGCGGCACCTCGTGCCACCGGACCCGGTGGTCACCACCACGACCGCGGCCGACGCGGACGCCTCGGCGGCCGGCGAGGTGCTGGACCTGCTCCGCGAGATCGAGCTCGTGCTGGAAACCCTTTCCGCCACACCGGTTCCCGAGCTGCGCAGCGGCGGCCTCGGCGTGCGCGAGGCGAAGAAGCTGACCAAGCTGACCGGTATCGACGAACAGCGGCTCGGCCTCATCCTCGAGGTGTCGGCCGCAGCCGGGCTGATCGCCAGTGGCACGCCGGACCCGGAGCCGCCGGACGGCGCGGGCCTGTATTGGGCGCCGACGGTAGCCGCCGACCGGTTCCTGGAAACGGCGACCGCCGAGCGCTGGTACCTGCTGGCCAGCACCTGGCTGGATCTGCCGGCCCGGCCGGGTCTGATCGGCAGCCGCGGCCAGGACGGCAAACCCTATGCCGCACTGTCGGATTCGCTGTACTCGACCGCGGCACCGCTGGATCGCCGGCTGCTGCTCGGCGCGCTGGCCGATCTTTCCCCCGGTGCGGGCGTGGACGCCGAACACGCCTCGGAGTTGCTGATCTGGCTCCGGCCACGGTGGGCGGCACGCCTGCAGCCCGACCCGGTAGCCCACCTGCTCGACGAGGCCCACTCGCTCGGTTTTGTCGGCCGCGGCGCCCTGAGCACACCGGCGCGCGCGCTGCTGAGTCGCGGCGAGAAGGCCGCGATCGAGGCGATGGCCACCGTGCTGCCCGCACCGATCGACCACTTCCTGCTCCAGGCCGACCTGACAGTGGTGGTCCCCGGTCCGCTGCAACGCGAACTGGCCGACGAACTGGCCGCCGTGGCCACCGTCGAATCAGCAGGTGCGGCGATGGTCTACCGGGTCAGCGAGCAGTCGATCCGGCACGCACTGGACACCGGCCGCACCGCAGGCGCCCTGCACACCTTCTTCGAGAGTCATTCCAAAACCCCTGTCCCCCAAGGGCTTACCTATCTGATCAATGACGTAGCCCGCCGGCACGGCCAGCTGCGGGTGGGGATGGCGTCGTCGTTCGTCCGCTGCGAGGACCCTGCGTTGCTCGCCAGCGCGGTAGCCGCCCCAGCCCTGGCGCACCTGGAGGTGCGGCTGCTGGCTCCGACGGTCGCGGTATCCCAGGCACCCATCAACGAGATGCTGGCCGGGTTGCGCGCGGCCGGCTTCGCCCCCGCCGCCGAGGACTCGACGGGCGCGATCGTCGACATCCGCCAGCGCGGCGCACGGGTGCCCGCGCCGCAGCAGCGCCGGGTGTTCCGGTCGCTGCCCAAGCCGAGCGCCGAAACGCTGGCCGCGGTGGTCGGGATGCTGCGCCGGGTGGACTCGCTGCCGTTCGCCAACGTGCGCCTCGACCCGGCCGTCGCGATGGCGCTGTTGCAGCAGGCCGCCGTCGAAC is a window from the Mycolicibacterium anyangense genome containing:
- a CDS encoding helicase-associated domain-containing protein; the protein is MTEPSAPAAPPLGAWLAELSDERVIRLLELRPDLAQPAPGSIAALAARAAARQSVKAATDELDFLHLAVLDALLVLHAEAAAVPVAKLLALIGDRAAESAVLAALDGLRERVLAWGDTAVRVSAEASAGLPWYPGQAILEDTTRSADEIAAAIDGLDEPQRDLVERLVTGSPVGRTRDAAPGAPPDRPVPRLLAAGLLRQLDEDTVILPRQVGQVLRGELPGPRHLVPPDPVVTTTTAADADASAAGEVLDLLREIELVLETLSATPVPELRSGGLGVREAKKLTKLTGIDEQRLGLILEVSAAAGLIASGTPDPEPPDGAGLYWAPTVAADRFLETATAERWYLLASTWLDLPARPGLIGSRGQDGKPYAALSDSLYSTAAPLDRRLLLGALADLSPGAGVDAEHASELLIWLRPRWAARLQPDPVAHLLDEAHSLGFVGRGALSTPARALLSRGEKAAIEAMATVLPAPIDHFLLQADLTVVVPGPLQRELADELAAVATVESAGAAMVYRVSEQSIRHALDTGRTAGALHTFFESHSKTPVPQGLTYLINDVARRHGQLRVGMASSFVRCEDPALLASAVAAPALAHLEVRLLAPTVAVSQAPINEMLAGLRAAGFAPAAEDSTGAIVDIRQRGARVPAPQQRRVFRSLPKPSAETLAAVVGMLRRVDSLPFANVRLDPAVAMALLQQAAVEHKDVVIGYVDAAGVATQRVVRPLGVNGGQLVAWDETQGRPREFAVHRVTSVMSADAG